GGGCGACGCCCTTCGGTCCCTTCGGGGTAATACAGGTAGCCGGTCAACTCGGTATCACCGTCCTGGTAACGGACGGTCTTGCTTTCGATCTTGGAGGTTCCGGTCTCCGTACTCGTGTTCTCGGATTGATCAGTGGCCGCCTGGGCGTTGACTGCCAGGGCCGAGAGTACGAGGGCGGTCAGCAGGAGTTGGGGCATGCGCATAGCGTAATCCTTCGTGGTTGTTTTGGCCTGGATTAGGAAACCAATTGGCCCTGTGCCTGATTTCAGTGCCTCATTTCAATGTCGGGTTTCATCGGCTGGTGGTACACGAATTTCCCCATTCGACATTGTTGAGCACGATCCACCCATCCTCAAGGGTTCCTGCGGCGACATTGCAGACTAAATCCCAATTTGGTGGATTCAGGATGAACACCTCTTCTGACTGATGCACCCGCACGGCAGTGACACTCGGCGTCCCATCGATGGCATCGTCTAGCGTGGCCAGCGGGCTGCCGTTCTGTACCACCTTCAGGCGCATATCGGCGTAGTTTTTGACGGTGATCTGAATGCTTTCCCCAGGCTCGGGGACAACCGGGTTGAAGTTGGTCGGGCAGTCCACGGTGGCCGGATTAGCGCTTGGCATGGGCACGCTCATGGTGCTTGCCTGCGCGAACTCGCTGCCCAGGGCCTGAGCGCCGCCCCAGGGTGTTTCGGTCAGGCCCGCGTCCTCGGTGTAGAGCCCGAAATTATTGGGCTCGTTGAAGAATTCGTAACCCACCTCTCCCGATAGATTGTCGATGAGCAGTGATCTAGTGTAATTCTGGCCGACGATTTTCCAATCGCGCGTTGTGGGGTTGTTGCTGTTCCCGACAGCACCGGATTCCGTCAGATAGACAGGGATCGGAAAGGCCGCGACTTCCTGTGCGATTCCGTCATAAGAACTCATTGGGCCACCCGGTACATAGCGGTAAGAATTCAGGCCGATGTAGTCCGCCCGCTCGCTCGCGATGCCGCAGGCGTAGTACTGAGCGACGACGTCGGTGCCGATCAAGCCGGGGGGAGTCAGACTGGCTTCCGGCGAATCCTGCATGGCGACACCGACGGGAGTGCTTAAGCCTTTGCTCTGCAAGTGGGCTTTGGCATCGCGGATCACGGCTTTGATCACGGATGCGTCATGCTTTTCAAGATTGACGGCGCGCTCGATACACTCTCGCTGAGTTGAGCATTCGGGTGGTGATTCGATATTGGTGACATAATCGTAAATATTGCCGGGGAAAACGACCTCGTTGCCGACTGAATAGCCGAGGATGTTCTCGTATCCCGAGAAGGCATCGATCACGTCAGTGATGCGCTCCCGCAGTGTGATTGAATAATTCGGATCGACGCGATTGACATTGACTTGCTCCGAGGCCATGCCGATCAAGGCGTAAATACCATTTTGCTTCAGCAGATTCATCGTCGCGTCATGTCCCTGGGACAAATCGACGCTGTAAACCCGCACCGCATTCACATTCAGCTCAAGCAGGCGCGGCAGAATTTTCTGGGCGAAGTAGTCATGCTCGCTATCGCCGAGCAGATCCTTATTGTGGTTATTCGAAGCCAGGGCCACGCCCCGAACGATAAACCTAGCCTGGTCGCTGGCTGTTATCAGAGCTTTGCCCTGGGTGGCGATTGGGCCACGGAAGTCTGCCGCAAGAGCCGTGGTTGCAGCCAAAATTGCACTTGAGGCCAGGGTAATGATGAACGCGTAGCGTGTATATTGGGTATTCATCGGATGAGTTTCCCCCTGAAGGCTCGATCTGAAGGCTGGCTTGAGTGGCGGACCATGCGCGCCATTGGATTTGCCAAGCGCTAGCGGGGAGATTTGGGCATGCGGGCAGTTTGACAACCCAGGTCGCCGGTGGCGGCGGGACGCGGGCGCACCGCGTCCCGTTCTGATAGGGCGCGGGTCG
Above is a genomic segment from Thiorhodovibrio litoralis containing:
- a CDS encoding glycoside hydrolase family protein, which translates into the protein MNTQYTRYAFIITLASSAILAATTALAADFRGPIATQGKALITASDQARFIVRGVALASNNHNKDLLGDSEHDYFAQKILPRLLELNVNAVRVYSVDLSQGHDATMNLLKQNGIYALIGMASEQVNVNRVDPNYSITLRERITDVIDAFSGYENILGYSVGNEVVFPGNIYDYVTNIESPPECSTQRECIERAVNLEKHDASVIKAVIRDAKAHLQSKGLSTPVGVAMQDSPEASLTPPGLIGTDVVAQYYACGIASERADYIGLNSYRYVPGGPMSSYDGIAQEVAAFPIPVYLTESGAVGNSNNPTTRDWKIVGQNYTRSLLIDNLSGEVGYEFFNEPNNFGLYTEDAGLTETPWGGAQALGSEFAQASTMSVPMPSANPATVDCPTNFNPVVPEPGESIQITVKNYADMRLKVVQNGSPLATLDDAIDGTPSVTAVRVHQSEEVFILNPPNWDLVCNVAAGTLEDGWIVLNNVEWGNSCTTSR